In Paenibacillus sp. FSL M7-0420, a single genomic region encodes these proteins:
- a CDS encoding AraC family transcriptional regulator — protein sequence MLCLEFPIPPLPQFVTVGHAVWSPGDRHFARTFGVYDLLLVKRGTLYMMEAGKEYAVGTGMVLVLEAGLPHDGYRACEEDTEIYWVHFIHAPEPAYIRRRDIPWSSLLAKGTVEDEEPSVQQRLYLPKFAAVDLEGLEPILQEMNELHNRLSAENAMRLHLLLAGLLAALQAECEHTAQPPEPAVRLARAAAAYLAEHWREPFHLARLAEELHFQADYITRCMKQHIGTTPLQYVLHLRLEEAKKLLGGTVLGISEIAERVGIQDPNYMTRLFSARFGVTPGAYRQRLRQRDEAAAAPGPGEG from the coding sequence ATGCTGTGCCTGGAGTTTCCCATTCCGCCGCTGCCGCAGTTTGTCACAGTGGGACATGCCGTCTGGTCACCGGGGGACCGGCATTTCGCCCGCACCTTCGGTGTATATGATCTGCTGCTGGTCAAGCGGGGTACGCTCTATATGATGGAAGCAGGCAAGGAATATGCGGTGGGGACGGGGATGGTGCTGGTGCTGGAGGCCGGATTGCCGCATGACGGATACCGTGCCTGTGAGGAGGATACGGAGATCTACTGGGTGCATTTCATTCATGCACCTGAACCGGCGTATATCCGGCGCAGGGATATCCCCTGGTCTTCATTGCTGGCAAAGGGAACGGTAGAGGATGAGGAGCCTTCGGTGCAGCAGCGGCTGTATCTGCCGAAGTTCGCAGCCGTTGATCTGGAGGGGCTGGAGCCGATCCTGCAGGAGATGAACGAGCTTCATAACCGGCTCAGCGCAGAGAATGCCATGCGGCTTCATCTGCTGCTGGCTGGTCTGCTGGCAGCGCTTCAGGCGGAATGTGAGCATACGGCTCAGCCGCCGGAGCCGGCGGTCCGGCTGGCCCGGGCTGCCGCGGCCTATCTGGCGGAACATTGGCGGGAGCCGTTTCATCTGGCCCGGCTTGCGGAGGAGCTGCATTTCCAGGCGGATTACATTACCAGATGCATGAAGCAGCATATCGGCACCACGCCGCTGCAGTATGTGCTGCATCTGCGTCTGGAGGAAGCGAAGAAGCTGCTGGGCGGTACGGTGCTTGGCATCTCGGAAATTGCCGAACGGGTAGGCATTCAGGACCCCAATTATATGACCCGGCTGTTCAGTGCCAGGTTCGGAGTAACCCCCGGAGCCTACCGGCAGCGGCTGCGCCAGCGGGATGAGGCTGCTGCCGCGCCCGGTCCGGGGGAGGGCTGA
- a CDS encoding AraC family transcriptional regulator → MTTKILARDIGFEPGFTFRIQKCPLTHDYYVHSHDFSELVVILSGHAIHIIEGREVPVKAGQVFLIHSNVSHGYKNVDGIEYVNVMFQPEQLLQQSELRLLPGFQALFYIEPFYRKEMYFKGMLSLETGQLREATRLLDQILEEHDRQPEGYRLMIRTYFTALVGMLSRYYQNSSSHEDNKALRIGETVTYIEEHFLQPITLQSMADRAYMSTRQFLRVFTRNYQTTPMDYVIRKRLDYSCTLLRSPGLSISQVAMDSGFHDQNYYSRQFRKVFNCSPSQYRERMLDS, encoded by the coding sequence ATGACTACCAAAATACTAGCGCGGGATATCGGCTTTGAGCCGGGTTTTACCTTTAGAATCCAGAAATGCCCGCTGACCCATGATTACTACGTCCACAGCCATGACTTCTCCGAGCTTGTCGTTATTCTGTCAGGACACGCTATACACATCATTGAAGGGAGAGAGGTGCCGGTTAAGGCCGGACAGGTTTTTTTAATTCACAGCAACGTTTCCCATGGCTACAAGAATGTGGACGGAATTGAATACGTGAACGTGATGTTCCAGCCGGAGCAGCTGCTTCAGCAGTCCGAGCTGAGGCTCCTGCCCGGCTTCCAAGCCTTATTCTATATTGAGCCGTTCTACCGGAAGGAGATGTATTTCAAGGGGATGCTCTCGCTGGAAACCGGGCAGCTCCGTGAAGCTACCCGGCTGCTGGATCAGATTCTCGAGGAGCATGACCGGCAGCCCGAGGGCTACCGGCTGATGATCCGTACCTATTTCACCGCTCTGGTAGGCATGCTCTCCCGCTATTATCAGAACAGCAGCAGTCATGAGGATAACAAAGCGCTGCGGATCGGGGAGACCGTCACCTATATCGAAGAGCACTTCCTGCAGCCGATCACGCTGCAATCCATGGCAGACCGGGCCTATATGTCCACCCGCCAGTTCCTGCGGGTATTCACCCGCAACTACCAGACCACCCCTATGGATTATGTCATCCGTAAGCGGCTGGATTATTCCTGCACCCTGCTGCGCAGCCCGGGCCTGAGCATCTCGCAGGTGGCGATGGACAGCGGCTTCCATGACCAGAATTATTACTCCCGCCAGTTCCGCAAGGTATTTAACTGCAGTCCCAGCCAATACCGCGAGCGGATGCTGGACTCCTGA
- a CDS encoding alpha-amylase family protein yields MRFRQVHLDFHTSEAIPGIGRDFSRAQFQSMLRTGHVDSVTVFSKCHHGWAYHPSEANEMHPELTFDLLGEMIEAAHEIGVRTPVYLSAGLDEKLARRHPEWLIRDAEDRTRWVKDFMTPGYHEFCMNTPYLDILLAQIHEAASRYDADGIFLDIVGCRKCRCQYCVTALRAAGQDPRDEAAVIALGEQTYLNYARRVRETLDAVKPGLPVYHNNGHQQRGRRDLVQVNSHLELESLPTGGWGYDHFPLSARYAQTLGMEFLGMTGKFHTSWGEFGGYKHPNALRFETALSLAHGARCSIGDQLHPSGLMDEATYALIGAAYSEVEAKEEWCSGVTSVADIAVLSLEAAREACPGGQARRGERNLADAGAVRILTEGHYLYDIVDTFSDFTAYKVLVLPDEVHVWPELADAIRAFTAGGGKVLATGRSGLNPADDAFALDLGISWLGANPYRPAYFKPYFTPGALLPASYVMYGEGQLIELQEGQGEALGHLENPYFNRDVFAFCSHQHTPGAMENNGPGMVESSSGIYIAWDVFSEYADAGPLILKEMVLHALSRLLPQPSLRTNLPARGITTLQYQQAEQRYVHHLLYAAPTLKGRIEVIEDIVPLRDISVSLRLPSSDPVHRVYLAPSMTELPFTFSSGGEINYTIPYLENHQMAVIELV; encoded by the coding sequence ATGCGTTTTCGTCAGGTTCATCTTGATTTCCATACCTCAGAAGCCATTCCCGGCATTGGCCGGGACTTCTCCAGAGCCCAGTTCCAGTCCATGCTGCGTACAGGTCATGTTGACTCGGTCACCGTATTCTCCAAATGCCATCACGGCTGGGCCTATCACCCGAGTGAAGCCAATGAGATGCACCCCGAGCTCACCTTCGACTTGCTGGGTGAAATGATTGAGGCTGCCCATGAGATCGGAGTCCGTACACCGGTGTATTTATCGGCCGGCCTGGACGAGAAGCTGGCCCGCCGCCACCCGGAGTGGCTGATCCGTGATGCCGAGGACCGGACCCGGTGGGTGAAGGATTTCATGACACCGGGTTACCACGAGTTCTGTATGAACACCCCTTATCTGGACATCCTGCTGGCCCAGATTCATGAGGCGGCTTCCCGGTACGATGCTGACGGCATCTTCCTGGACATCGTTGGTTGCCGTAAATGCCGCTGCCAATATTGCGTCACCGCTCTGCGGGCCGCGGGCCAGGACCCCCGGGATGAAGCTGCCGTCATCGCCCTTGGTGAGCAGACTTACCTGAATTATGCCCGCCGTGTGCGGGAGACTCTGGATGCCGTCAAGCCTGGACTTCCTGTCTATCACAACAACGGCCATCAGCAGCGGGGACGCCGCGATCTGGTACAGGTCAACAGCCATCTGGAGCTGGAGTCGCTTCCTACCGGAGGCTGGGGTTATGATCATTTCCCGCTGTCCGCACGCTACGCTCAGACACTAGGTATGGAATTCCTCGGCATGACCGGTAAATTCCATACCTCCTGGGGCGAATTCGGCGGCTATAAGCATCCGAACGCGCTGCGGTTCGAGACTGCGCTTAGCCTGGCCCACGGCGCCAGATGCTCTATCGGTGACCAGCTCCATCCCTCCGGCCTGATGGATGAGGCAACTTACGCCCTGATCGGCGCTGCCTACAGCGAGGTCGAGGCGAAGGAGGAATGGTGCAGCGGAGTTACGTCCGTTGCAGATATTGCCGTCCTGTCCCTGGAGGCAGCACGCGAAGCCTGCCCCGGCGGACAGGCACGCAGGGGGGAACGCAATCTGGCCGATGCCGGTGCGGTACGCATACTGACAGAAGGCCATTACCTGTATGATATCGTAGATACATTCAGCGATTTCACCGCCTACAAAGTGCTGGTGCTGCCCGATGAGGTGCACGTATGGCCGGAGCTTGCCGACGCGATCAGGGCCTTTACCGCCGGAGGCGGCAAGGTGCTGGCCACCGGACGCTCCGGCCTGAATCCGGCAGATGATGCGTTTGCGCTGGACCTCGGAATCAGCTGGCTGGGAGCCAACCCTTACCGTCCCGCTTACTTTAAGCCGTATTTCACGCCCGGCGCGCTGCTGCCCGCCTCCTATGTAATGTACGGCGAAGGCCAGCTAATCGAATTGCAGGAAGGACAAGGAGAGGCGCTAGGACATCTGGAGAATCCTTATTTCAACCGCGATGTCTTCGCCTTCTGCTCCCACCAGCATACACCGGGCGCCATGGAGAACAACGGTCCGGGGATGGTGGAGAGCAGCAGCGGCATCTATATTGCCTGGGATGTATTCAGCGAGTATGCGGATGCCGGCCCTCTCATCCTGAAGGAGATGGTGCTGCATGCACTGTCGCGGCTGCTCCCTCAGCCGTCACTGCGTACGAATCTGCCGGCCCGCGGCATAACGACCCTGCAGTATCAGCAGGCAGAGCAGCGCTATGTGCACCATCTGCTCTACGCCGCTCCTACGCTCAAAGGCCGGATCGAAGTCATCGAGGATATTGTGCCGCTGCGGGACATTTCTGTCAGCCTGCGCCTCCCCTCCTCTGATCCCGTGCACCGTGTCTATCTGGCCCCGTCAATGACAGAGCTGCCGTTCACGTTCAGCAGCGGGGGTGAGATTAACTATACGATTCCTTACCTGGAGAATCACCAGATGGCGGTAATCGAGCTGGTATAG
- a CDS encoding helix-turn-helix domain-containing protein — protein sequence MNVLQTIRSRKYLQRILLSFMLVVAILAAASLSVNSGARSKVLSLQNEADRKLLTQINYNIENMNGIVKDLAVSLYNDEELLALKSGADYRQSILKIERLNHTVAASPYLHAAVFYNGAQHRFFSSLNHEINNSLLYSSLQNYMDSRADLPKLQLIPLDLDGKGGGIDVFAFFLYDGDTLGSINDNVLILTVKPGWMLDNMKALNQVAERQNDVLFVTDTDGEVLIATGGQVPEGLNLKGELLPQISASGRPLDSFNYTHDGRKYKVTYLSKALNNWQIVSMQDYDVVLGSVRQMKWTEIAVTLSVVLLAVLLSVFFAVRLYKPVGQLLTLVPGDVRGAPQAKDELSLIAANLTEMISKLKGLELERASQSNIAKLYQLRSLIASSHSLDEQSFLQLREQHGIDIAYPSPLRLALVQIDNLQGLAAEPGLPMESLLYFAISNIGQELLRLQGSCEAADMKSGHLVFIAGSDDGELAKLEERFRELQQTIGNYYHITFTVTLSEVFTDYRSITAHYNLAQRHANYRMIYGKGAVLEPEMLRANEENEALRIPQELERQLTEGLKGGDLAETEQTIRKWRALLGGFSYENMYSAVLHLAVTLSQTLAEMNSRNVNPVSLNLQAINRRILEKETLDEMETVLLEVVREVAEQRRSGREDKNRLLADTVKEIIDKHYADPDLNVQRIADMLKMSSVYLGQVFKAQEGKTVVDQINAARLASAKKYLEQEDFTVTEIMEKVGFGNESYFYRLFKRCYGTTPKEYRLKSAIDRSR from the coding sequence ATGAATGTACTTCAGACCATCCGCTCGCGCAAATATTTACAGCGGATCTTACTCAGCTTCATGCTTGTTGTCGCTATACTGGCTGCGGCTTCGCTGTCTGTGAACTCGGGTGCCCGCAGCAAGGTGCTCAGCCTCCAGAACGAAGCGGACCGCAAGCTGCTGACCCAGATCAATTACAACATTGAGAACATGAACGGGATTGTAAAAGATCTGGCGGTCTCCCTGTACAATGACGAGGAGCTGCTGGCGCTGAAGTCCGGCGCGGATTACAGGCAGAGCATCCTCAAGATTGAGCGGCTGAATCATACGGTCGCAGCCTCTCCGTATCTGCATGCGGCTGTTTTTTATAATGGGGCCCAGCACCGGTTCTTCTCGTCGCTGAATCATGAGATTAACAATAGTCTTCTGTACAGCTCCTTGCAGAACTATATGGATTCCCGGGCAGATCTGCCGAAGCTCCAGCTCATTCCGCTCGACCTGGACGGCAAGGGTGGGGGCATTGATGTCTTTGCCTTCTTCCTCTATGACGGGGATACCCTGGGTTCAATCAATGACAATGTGCTGATCCTCACGGTAAAGCCGGGATGGATGCTTGATAATATGAAAGCGCTTAACCAAGTGGCGGAGCGGCAGAATGATGTGTTATTCGTGACCGATACCGATGGTGAGGTGCTGATTGCAACCGGCGGACAGGTTCCTGAAGGGCTTAACCTGAAGGGAGAGCTGCTGCCGCAGATCAGCGCTTCAGGGAGGCCGCTGGATTCCTTCAACTATACACATGACGGCAGGAAGTATAAGGTGACTTATCTGAGCAAAGCCCTGAACAACTGGCAGATTGTCAGCATGCAGGATTACGATGTGGTGCTGGGCAGTGTCCGGCAGATGAAATGGACGGAGATCGCGGTCACGCTGTCTGTTGTTCTGCTGGCCGTGCTGTTGTCCGTGTTCTTCGCAGTGCGGCTGTATAAGCCGGTCGGCCAGCTGCTGACGCTGGTTCCCGGGGATGTGCGGGGCGCGCCGCAGGCCAAGGATGAGCTGTCGCTGATTGCAGCCAACCTTACGGAGATGATCAGCAAGCTGAAGGGGCTGGAGCTGGAGCGGGCCTCGCAGTCCAATATTGCCAAGCTCTATCAGCTCCGCAGCCTGATCGCTTCAAGCCACAGCCTGGATGAGCAGTCCTTCCTGCAACTTAGAGAGCAGCACGGCATCGATATTGCTTATCCGTCCCCGCTCCGGCTGGCGCTGGTACAGATCGACAACCTGCAGGGGCTGGCGGCAGAGCCGGGACTGCCGATGGAATCGCTGCTGTACTTCGCCATCTCCAACATCGGACAGGAATTATTGCGCCTCCAGGGCTCTTGTGAAGCTGCAGATATGAAGAGCGGCCATCTGGTCTTTATTGCCGGGAGTGACGACGGGGAACTGGCGAAGCTGGAGGAACGGTTCAGGGAGCTTCAGCAGACGATCGGTAACTATTATCATATTACTTTTACAGTCACGCTAAGCGAGGTCTTCACGGATTACCGCAGCATCACGGCGCATTATAATCTGGCGCAGCGTCATGCCAATTACCGGATGATCTACGGCAAAGGAGCTGTGCTTGAGCCTGAGATGCTCCGGGCGAATGAAGAGAATGAAGCGCTGCGCATTCCGCAGGAGCTGGAGCGGCAGCTGACGGAGGGACTGAAGGGCGGGGATCTGGCAGAGACCGAGCAGACAATCCGCAAGTGGAGAGCACTGCTTGGCGGCTTCAGCTACGAGAATATGTATTCAGCGGTGCTTCATCTGGCCGTGACCCTGAGCCAGACGCTTGCCGAGATGAATAGCCGGAATGTCAATCCGGTCTCACTTAACCTGCAGGCGATCAACCGCCGGATCCTGGAGAAGGAGACGCTGGATGAGATGGAGACGGTCCTGCTGGAGGTGGTGCGGGAAGTCGCGGAGCAGCGCCGGAGCGGGCGAGAGGACAAGAACCGGCTGCTGGCGGACACAGTGAAGGAGATTATTGATAAGCATTACGCCGATCCTGATCTGAATGTGCAGCGGATCGCTGATATGCTCAAGATGAGCTCCGTCTATCTGGGCCAGGTGTTCAAGGCGCAGGAAGGCAAGACGGTGGTCGATCAGATTAACGCTGCCCGGCTGGCCAGTGCCAAGAAGTACCTGGAGCAAGAGGACTTCACCGTAACAGAGATTATGGAGAAGGTCGGGTTCGGGAACGAGAGTTATTTTTACCGCCTGTTCAAGCGCTGCTATGGCACCACGCCGAAGGAGTACCGCCTGAAATCAGCCATTGACCGCAGCAGATGA
- a CDS encoding SGNH/GDSL hydrolase family protein produces the protein MRNILKDRITLNKRNPRILFLGDSITADGQYIRLTGEWLNTHRPERTAELIPSGVPSETVSGLSEAAHPYPRPCVHERLARELAGAAPDVVIACYGMNDGIYHPFSEERFAAYQAGMLALSTRIREAGAGVVLMTPPPFDALSMTGELQPADAADFSYLAPYREYDRVLERYAGWLLSGGCPADGVIDLRTPLLEHIRHERSQNAAYRYGDGIHPDTPGHRVIARMLIRELFRAEPVLRIDKQFGAGL, from the coding sequence ATGCGGAATATACTTAAGGATAGAATTACACTGAACAAGAGAAATCCCCGGATTCTGTTCCTCGGGGACAGCATTACTGCTGACGGACAATATATCCGGTTGACCGGGGAATGGCTGAACACGCACCGGCCGGAGCGGACCGCTGAGCTGATTCCATCCGGAGTTCCCAGCGAGACGGTCTCGGGTCTGAGCGAGGCGGCGCATCCTTATCCGCGCCCCTGTGTGCATGAGCGGCTGGCCAGAGAGCTGGCGGGGGCTGCTCCAGATGTGGTTATAGCCTGCTATGGTATGAATGACGGGATCTATCATCCCTTCTCGGAAGAACGCTTCGCCGCTTATCAGGCGGGTATGCTGGCACTCAGCACCCGCATCCGTGAAGCCGGAGCCGGGGTCGTTCTCATGACACCTCCGCCGTTCGATGCCTTGTCCATGACGGGGGAGCTACAGCCCGCAGACGCGGCAGATTTCAGCTATCTCGCGCCATACAGGGAATACGATCGGGTGCTGGAGCGTTATGCAGGCTGGCTGCTGTCCGGTGGTTGTCCGGCAGACGGAGTCATTGACTTGCGTACGCCGCTGCTGGAGCATATCCGGCATGAGCGCTCGCAGAACGCCGCTTACAGATATGGCGACGGTATCCATCCGGACACTCCGGGGCACCGGGTGATCGCGCGGATGCTAATAAGGGAATTGTTCCGTGCAGAGCCGGTTCTGCGGATTGACAAGCAATTTGGCGCGGGATTATAG